TATGCTGAGCAGCATGAAAAGAAGAGGTGCAGAGGCATACAACCAGAGCTGCTCGTGAGACCGAGACAAGCGCTCATTAACGGTTataatgtaaatatcattatttatgttattattttgttattcttGTAACGTCAATTGAACATGGCACacaggcccatatgtacatccaggagcctataaatatgactcATTTATTTGGGGGTGCAATATTTTGTAATCAGAGAGAAATAGtgattttatacatagtacttgTATCTATTTTCgagacttgtgaaactcagtgcACCCTTGTTCGCTGATCGCAAGTTTGAAGATTTTATATCAATAAAaatactaagtggatgtaggttattaccaatctctggggtcGAACTACTATAAAATCCTAGTGTCGTTTACATTTTTACATTCAGCTATTTAATTCCTATCGTTTTTGTGATTCCGTATCGTtgaccaaatcgaagatcaacaTAGGTATTAAAGACTTTAGTCGCCTATGCATAAAAGGATTATAAAGATTCTCTAACATTAGTGTAATGACAAGAAGCAAGAACTAAATTAACTTAATGATAGACGATGAGGAGCATGAACAGCCCGACAACGACAACGCAGAAAGTATGAATGAAGAGCGAGTTTAAAGTGGTAAAAAAGGAAAGAAACAATATTATGATGGATGGTGTAAAAATAGTGGGAATGAGGAAAAACTTTTGGGTAtggattattttttattttgttggatATCTTGTTTGAACAACTGAACTGTTCATCAAGGATAGAAATTTTAAAGTatcaaacaaaaaattaaagaaattaagAGCTACTCAATAGGATAATGGCATATATATGACaactttgttattatttttagtaCTTAAAAAGATCtagaagaaaataataataataataataatatggtctctGTCCATAAGAGACAATCACATGTGGGAGAGAAATAGAGCCTAAAAATATGAGTTCTGAAAATGACTTGTAGAGAAACGTTACCAACACATAAAGTTTTGCATGAAAATCTTTAGATTGGTCCATGTGTATACCAACctaatatatacataaatatataaaaatattattatatataatgtgTTTACACACTTATTTTTATTTAGAAATATCAAAACATTGATTTTCCATTTTGAAAGAACTAATAAATTGTGGCATTAATTAATAGGACATTAATCAGCCAAATCAGATCCAGATCCAGATCATTatcataataaattaataattataaaagtaaaggtaatgttgttttttttcttcttcttatcatTAGGAATAAAAATAATGTAACCATTTTTATCTATGTAATTAtacttgattaattaattatatgaggGTACGACTTTTTACTAAGATATAACAAAGAAAAATCATGATTACCGTACTGTTGATAATAATgaaatagaaataaaaataaactaaatgaaataattattaattttgtttatatattttttttatgtaatttagaCACTAGCAAATAGAATAATTATCCTAAGTAATTACAAATTTAGAATCTAActtcattaaaaatatatattataagtaaactaaaaatatttgtagaaaaaattaggataaaatatttaataatattattaaaataatttgttATTGTTGGCGTGTTAAACTGTCAATTAGAGaagcaattttttttcaaaaaataagatTGAAATAAAATTTGTAAAAAATAAATCAAGAACATATATAATTTATACTGGTTCGGTTATAATCTCAAGCATACGCCTGGTTTTTTACTATAGAGAAAAATGATTATAGGTTGAGAGAGTTTGTTCTATAGAGAATTATAATTCAAGTCCCATTTACTGTTGTAATCTTAGATTATAAAAATGTTGATATAAAACATTCTAACACCATGTGATATTTTATGTAGGACTAACAATTTTTGACACGACTTGAAAACCATACAAAATAAATGGGTTTTGGTAACATGTTTAATAATTGTGTCATCTTCATGcttaccttaatcgtgtcatattcgtgtttaccttaattgtGTCGGCACTATAATACGAATAATTATCACAAGTTTCATAATTTGCGGCGAAAGTATATTAAATgtgtagcacttaagtacccaaGTTAATTTTTTGGCGATGAAAGTACATTACATCCATCTTTTGGTGCAGTTTGATACAACCCTCAATTGTCACCAATAAGTTCATTTGTAAAATGTAGGCAAAAATACTCAATTAAAGAGATATTTGCAGCGAAAATACCTAATTTAAAAGATGTTTGCGGCGAAAGTACCAAATTTAAGAGATGTTTACGGTGAAAGTACTCAAATTATAAGTAAATTTCATACCATATAGGCAGACTTAATGACGAAACAGACAGTTGTACTAAACTGCACCAAAATATGGACGGAATGTATTTTTGCTGCCAAAAAACTAACTTGGGTACTTAAGTActacaaacacaataatttagGTACTTTCGCCGTAAATatccctatttttttttatagttatgAATAATTGTGTCAATTATATATTGTATCGTGCTACATTAATCATGTCATAATTATATTATTGTGTCGTGTGATATGCTAAAATAATCATGTTGTGTTCACATTCGCGTTTTTGCTACGTTGAATAATAGCGTCTACACAAACACAACATGATTGCATGAATTATCAGCCTAATTTTGTTTGTCATTGAAAATAcacaatattatatattaaattataataagtAGCATCCCACACTAAATCCAACCACACATAAATTATTATGGTGTTGAATGCATttaacatttatataaatatatatagaaagTAATCATGACCTACCTCAACCATTTTTCATGTTTAAACAATAATTACTCCATAAAGATCACAAAATTAAAAATACCCAATCAAtctgttttttgttgttgttgagaTAAGTACCCAATCAATCTAGAACTATACAGGGCCATCCCTAATTATTCTTTTACAATAATGGATTTTTAGTaaatgtataagtttttccaaaaTTTAGTCTATGAGAAATTTGTTTTAGGAATTAAGTTAATAAgttaaaagaaaattaacaattaaatctttttagttaattttttttatgaataattttgatatatgtatatttttttaaatttgtgaaaaaaataaacacttaattatttatagagtttatactttttttggTCATGTATTTTTTGCGATTACTTGTTTAGACCCtgagttttaaaaaattgatttttggatctatattttgtaaaataattcaaataagcccttaaacttaattttgatgaagaaaaaattgaatataataacacaatttttaagcatagtaattttattcttattctgaattattagtttggtgaattatttatgtttcagttaagaaaaatttgaccaaaattgaatttagggttctatttaaatcattttacaaaatataggatccaaaaaataatttatcaaaataaaaaatacaatcaTGTAATCgcgaaaaatatttatattaactAGAACATTCACCTAAGTCGGATCCCTAACCCGAGTCCATCGGCCCAGATGGTTAAAACTGAACCGGGCCCATGATTGGCCCACTCTAAACCTTCCACGTGTACACATTTTCTATTTAGTAAAGTGGCAAGTGGCAAATTAGTAATTTCAGTTCAGATTCAGAATTGTGGGATTTTCAACTCTAGGAACGTAATTTCAGGAATGACATCACTGACCTCGGGTCCGACACGTCGTTCGTGCCAATACCACGTGGAGCAAATCCATCGGCTACCGACAACAGACAATCACGGCGCACGTTGCTAACATGCGCCTACACTCCTGTCAATTATATACTAAGCTCCTCTCCTCTCTCTCCTCAGCTTcactttcttattcttcttcttcttctttctctctctaaccaAAAACCAGAGGAAAAGTCTCGGATCGTTCTGAGCGAGCCAAAATGTTTCCGTAAGTATTATCTGCATCATTTCTCTTCGCAATTTCCGATTACATTCGATTCAATTTTCGTTGATTCTGTGCTGTATTGCTTTCGTAAGTTTCTTACGTTACTGATTGAGCAAGCTCGACGATTCTTCGTGATTCGTTCCCACTAGTTTCGTACGGAAGGTTTTCGGTTCTTGATTTGATGAGTTTAGCTTAATTCCATTGTATATGTATTGATTTTGTGGCTGTGTAATGGTAGAAGCTCTGTTTGTAAGATTGTAATCGGTTGTTAGGGGAATGGGGCTTGTTTTTGGTGTAATGTGTTGTTGATGTGAGTTTTAGATGTGGTTTTTTGGTTTCTTTGTTGATTTTGTGAAGTGGGTGGTTGTTAATTGATGCAAAAATGCAACTTTGAATGTGATCCGCGTAATGGGGATTATTTGGTGATTGGTGTTCCTATCTAATGAGACGTCGTTCGGCGGCGAGTGTTCCGTCCGAGCAAATGGAGAAGGGGACGGGGAAGAATCAGCATAACCGGCTTTGTTGCTTGGTAGCGTTATCGGCGTTTTTCTGGATTTTGTTGTTGTATTTTCATTTTGCTGTGCTTGGACGTAATGGTGTGGATGAATCAGTCAAATTGCAGCCTGTTTCACTTGACATTGATTCATCTATTACCCATGTGACCAGTGGTAGTGATCTTCAATTGCCCATTCCTCCAAAACCTACTCAGAGTCGTGAACATGTAGCTAGTCCTCGAAAAATGGCTAACCCTACTCCGAAAGTGGCTACCCATAGTCCTGAAAAGGAGGCTTTTCCTTTCATGAAAGCATTGAGAACCATTGACAACAAGAGTGATCCCTGTGGTGGGAGGTACATATATGTGCATGAACTTCCTTCGAGGTTTAATGAGGATATGTTGAAGGAGTGTAGGAGCTTAAGTCTTTGGACTAATATGTGTAAGTTCACCACTAATGCTGGGCTTGGTCCTCCACTGGAGAATGTTGAAGGTGTGTTCGAGGATACAGGGTGGTATGCGACAAATCAATTTGCTGTTGATGTCATTTTCAACAACAGGATGAAGCAATACGAATGTTTGACCCGAGATTCCTCTATTGCTGCTGCTGTTTTTGTACCCTTTTATGCTGGGTTCGATATTGCTCGGTATTTGTGGGGGTACAATATCTCGACAAGGGATGCAGCTTCACTCGATTTGGTTGATTGGCTTATGAAGAGGCCGGAGTGGGGTATTATGGGTGGCAAAGACCATTTTCTTGTTGCTGGCAGAATAACTTGGGATTTTAGAAGACTGTCTGAGGAAGAATCAGATTGGGGTAACAAGCTTCTTTTCTTACCTGCTGCAAAGAATATGTCTATGCTTGTGGTTGAATCAAGCCCATGGAATGCTAATGACTTTGGCATTCCATATCCCACGTACTTCCATCCAGCAAAGGATGCAGACGTATTCGTCTGGCAGGACCGAATGAGAAAGCTAGAGCGGAAGTGGCTTTTCTCTTTCGCTGGTGCTCCTCGTCCTGACAATCCTAAATCTATCAGAGGCCAGATCATTGATCAATGCAAAACGTCTAAGGTTGGCAAACTGTTGGAATGTGATTTTGGGGAGAGCAAGTGTCATTTGCCAAGCAGTATAATGCAGATGTTTCAGAGCTCTCTTTTCTGCCTACAACCACAGGGTGATTCCTACACTCGAAGATCTGCTTTTGATTCGATGTTAGCCGGTTGCATTCCTGTCTTCTTTCATCCGGGCTCAGCATACACACAATATACATGGCATCTCCCTAAAAACTACACAAAGTACT
The genomic region above belongs to Humulus lupulus chromosome 1, drHumLupu1.1, whole genome shotgun sequence and contains:
- the LOC133784133 gene encoding xyloglucan galactosyltransferase MUR3 — encoded protein: MRRRSAASVPSEQMEKGTGKNQHNRLCCLVALSAFFWILLLYFHFAVLGRNGVDESVKLQPVSLDIDSSITHVTSGSDLQLPIPPKPTQSREHVASPRKMANPTPKVATHSPEKEAFPFMKALRTIDNKSDPCGGRYIYVHELPSRFNEDMLKECRSLSLWTNMCKFTTNAGLGPPLENVEGVFEDTGWYATNQFAVDVIFNNRMKQYECLTRDSSIAAAVFVPFYAGFDIARYLWGYNISTRDAASLDLVDWLMKRPEWGIMGGKDHFLVAGRITWDFRRLSEEESDWGNKLLFLPAAKNMSMLVVESSPWNANDFGIPYPTYFHPAKDADVFVWQDRMRKLERKWLFSFAGAPRPDNPKSIRGQIIDQCKTSKVGKLLECDFGESKCHLPSSIMQMFQSSLFCLQPQGDSYTRRSAFDSMLAGCIPVFFHPGSAYTQYTWHLPKNYTKYSVFIPEDDIRKSNISIEERLLQIPPEQVKIMRENVISLIPTLIYADPRSKLETLKDAFDVSVQAIIDKVTNLRKDIIEGRTDEGFIEENSWKYALLEEGQREVGPHEWDPFFSKPKGENSESTDKSAEVAKNSWKNEQRNQS